In the Telopea speciosissima isolate NSW1024214 ecotype Mountain lineage chromosome 2, Tspe_v1, whole genome shotgun sequence genome, one interval contains:
- the LOC122652771 gene encoding multiprotein-bridging factor 1a: MAGVGPLTQDWEPVVIRKKAPTAAAKKDEKAVNAARRVGADIETIKKSNAGTNKAASSSTSLNTRKLDDETENLAHERVPSELKKAIQQARMDKKLTQAQLAQMMNEKPQVIQEYESGKAIPNQQILTKLERVLGVKLRGKK, translated from the exons ATGGCTGGAGTTGGTCCATTGACGCAAGACTGGGAACCCGTGGTGATCCGAAAGAAGGCTCCGACCGCCGCGGCTAAGAAGGATGAGAAGGCTGTTAACGCTGCTCGTCGCGTGGGTGCCGATATAGAAACCATCAAGAAGT CTAATGCGGGGACAAACAAAGCTGCTTCTAGCAGTACTTCTTTAAACACAAGGAAGCTCGATGATGAAACTGAAAATCTTGCTC ATGAACGTGTGCCCTCAGAACTCAAGAAAGCCATCCAGCAAGCTCGAATGGACAAGAAGCTCACTCAAGCTCAGCTTGCACAA ATGATGAATGAGAAGCCCCAAGTGATCCAAGAGTACGAATCTGGTAAAGCCATCCCAAATCAACAAATTCTTACCAAACTCGAGAGGGTTCTCGGAGTGAAACTGCGAGGAAAGAAGTAG